A single region of the Prochlorococcus marinus str. MIT 0917 genome encodes:
- the glpX gene encoding class II fructose-bisphosphatase produces the protein MDRTLVQEILEVVEQAAIASAQLTGLGQKDEADAAAVEAMRKRMGTIQMQGRIVIGEGERDEAPMLYIGEEVGSGTGPGVDFAVDPCEGTNLCANSQRGSMAVLAASDRGGLFNAPDFYMNKLAAPPAAKGKVDIRKTPTENIKILSDCLGIAISDLTIVVMDRARHKNLVSEIRATGARIQPISDGDVQAAIACGFEGTGTHCLMGIGAAPEGVISAAAMRALGGHFQGQLVYDPAIAQTSEWADYTKEGNIKRLNEMGITDIDKIYEANELASGENVAFAGSGITDGLLFDGVKFEKDFTRTSSLVISTLDQTARFTNTVHIKDGAQSISLK, from the coding sequence GTGGATCGTACTCTCGTCCAAGAAATTCTTGAAGTAGTTGAGCAAGCTGCAATTGCTTCGGCTCAATTGACTGGTTTGGGTCAAAAAGATGAGGCTGATGCCGCTGCCGTGGAGGCAATGCGAAAAAGAATGGGAACGATTCAGATGCAAGGAAGGATCGTTATTGGAGAAGGAGAAAGAGATGAAGCTCCAATGCTTTATATCGGAGAAGAAGTTGGATCAGGAACAGGTCCTGGAGTTGATTTTGCGGTAGATCCTTGTGAAGGGACAAATTTATGTGCCAACAGCCAGCGTGGTTCGATGGCTGTATTAGCAGCTTCAGATAGGGGTGGATTATTCAATGCTCCAGATTTTTATATGAATAAATTAGCTGCTCCACCAGCCGCTAAAGGCAAAGTTGATATCAGAAAAACTCCTACAGAAAATATAAAAATCTTGAGTGACTGTCTAGGTATAGCAATAAGTGATTTAACCATTGTTGTTATGGATAGAGCTAGACATAAAAATTTGGTTTCTGAAATCAGAGCTACTGGTGCCAGAATTCAGCCTATCTCAGATGGAGATGTCCAGGCGGCAATAGCATGCGGCTTTGAGGGGACTGGTACGCATTGCCTAATGGGTATTGGTGCTGCTCCTGAAGGAGTTATTTCAGCAGCTGCCATGAGGGCACTTGGAGGACATTTTCAAGGACAACTTGTTTATGATCCCGCAATAGCTCAAACATCAGAATGGGCTGACTATACAAAAGAGGGAAATATAAAAAGATTGAATGAAATGGGCATAACTGATATTGACAAGATCTACGAAGCAAATGAACTTGCTTCAGGAGAAAATGTTGCTTTTGCTGGTAGTGGGATCACAGATGGATTGCTTTTTGATGGAGTTAAATTTGAAAAAGATTTCACCAGAACGAGTAGCCTTGTGATTAGTACGCTTGATCAAACAGCAAGATTTACTAATACCGTTCACATCAAAGATGGTGCTCAAAGCATCTCTTTGAAGTGA